One window of Chionomys nivalis chromosome 10, mChiNiv1.1, whole genome shotgun sequence genomic DNA carries:
- the Dnajb9 gene encoding dnaJ homolog subfamily B member 9: MATPQSVFVFAICILMITELILASKSYYDILGVPKSASERQIKKAFHKLAMKYHPDKNKSPDAEAKFREIAEAYETLSDAHRRKEYDTVGHSAFTNGKGQRGSGSPFEQSFNFNFDDLFKDFNIFGQNQNTRSKKHFENHFQTRQDGSNRQRHHFQEFSFGGGLFDDMFEDMEKMFSFSGFETTNRHTVQTENRFHGSSKHCRTVTQRRGNMVTTYTDCSGQ; the protein is encoded by the exons ATGGCTACTCCCCAGTCAGTTTTCGTCTTTGCGATTTGCATTTTAATGATAACAGAATTGATCCTGGCCTCAAAAAGCTACTATGATATCTTAGGTGTGCCAAAATCTGCTTCAGAGAGACAAATAAAGAAGGCCTTTCACAAATTAGCCATGAAGTACCACCCCGACAAAAATAAGAGCCCTGATGCTGAAGCAAAATTCAGAGAGATTGCAGAAG CATATGAAACTCTCTCAGATGCTCATAGGCGGAAAGAGTATGATACAGTTGGACACAGTGCTTTCACTAATGGCAAAGGACAAAGGGGGAGTGGAAGTCCTTTTGAGCAGTCTTTTAACTTCAATTTTGATGACTTATTTAAAGACTTTAATATTTTTGGCCAGAACCAAAACACTCGGTCCAAGAAgcattttgaaaatcattttcagACACGCCAGGATGGCTCCAATAGACAGCGGCATCATTTCCAGGAGTTTTCTTTTGGCGGTGGATTGTTTGATGATATGTTTGAAGATAtggagaaaatgttttcttttagtggCTTTGAGACCACCAATCGACACACAGTACAGACTGAAAATAGATTTCATGGATCTAGTAAGCACTGCAGGACTGTCACTCAACGAAGAGGAAATATGGTCACTACATATACTGACTGTTCAGGACAATAG